One window of Gloeothece citriformis PCC 7424 genomic DNA carries:
- a CDS encoding valine--tRNA ligase has translation MTTTLPTLAKQYDPKTTEEKWQQYWQEQEVFKAEPNPKKPAYSLVIPPPNVTGSLHMGHAFNTALIDTLVRYHRMCGYDTLCLPGIDHASIAVQTILEKQLKAEGKTRYDIGREKFLERAWQWKQQSGGTIINQLKRLGLSADWSRQRFTLDESLSKAVKTAFVTLYEAGLIYRGNYLVNWCPETQSAVSDLEVESKEVDGHLWHFRYPLSDGSGYLEVATTRPETMLGDTGVAVNPTDERYKHLIGQTVTLPIMEREIPIVADELVDPEFGTGCVKVTPAHDYNDFEMGNRHQLPFINIMNKDGTLNENAGPFAGEERFVARKNVVKRLEETGFLVKIEEYRHTVPYSDRGKVPVEPLLSTQWFVKIDPMAKKALAFLDEQNSPQFIPERWTKVYRDWLVKLKDWCISRQLWWGHQIPAWYVVNLTDGKITDDTPFVVAYSEEEALKTAKQQYGDNIQLSQDPDVLDTWFSSGLWPFSTMGWPEETTDLKTYYPTSTLVTGFDIIFFWVARMTMMAGYFTGQMPFKDVYIHGLVRDENGKKMSKSANNGIDPLILIEKYGADALRYTLIREVAGAGQDISLQYDRTSDQSESVEASRNFANKLWNAARFVMMNLDGKTPQELGNPSLDELELCDRWILSRFNQVVQQTRNYIDHYGLGEAAKGLYEFIWGDFCDWYIELVKSRLFNKELSSSRIVAQQTLAFVLDGILKLLHPFMPHITEEIWQILTQKTDQVLALQTYPEVNDNLIDSQLEDSFLLLFASIRTIRNLRAEAEIKPGVTAPVILQSDNPQERQILTQGQVYIQDLGKVEELTITPQLREDTRKAIAGVVGTIQVLIPLTGLIDIEVLRGKIQKNLSKVEGDITSLENRLNNPNFVNKAPKEVVEATKEALAEAQKQAEILRERLLRLQ, from the coding sequence ATGACCACAACTTTACCCACCCTCGCAAAGCAATACGATCCCAAAACCACCGAAGAGAAATGGCAACAATATTGGCAAGAACAGGAGGTTTTTAAAGCAGAACCCAACCCGAAAAAACCAGCTTACAGTCTCGTTATCCCACCACCAAACGTGACCGGCAGTTTGCACATGGGACACGCCTTCAACACCGCCCTAATTGATACCCTTGTGCGTTATCATCGGATGTGTGGGTATGATACCCTCTGTCTGCCCGGAATTGACCATGCCAGTATTGCAGTTCAAACGATTCTCGAAAAACAACTCAAAGCCGAAGGCAAAACCCGCTACGATATAGGAAGAGAAAAATTTCTCGAAAGAGCCTGGCAATGGAAACAACAATCCGGAGGCACAATCATCAATCAATTAAAACGCCTCGGACTCTCCGCAGACTGGAGTAGACAACGGTTTACCCTCGATGAAAGTTTATCGAAAGCCGTTAAAACAGCCTTTGTTACCCTGTATGAAGCCGGATTAATTTATCGTGGCAATTATTTAGTCAATTGGTGTCCGGAAACTCAATCAGCCGTATCGGATCTAGAAGTAGAAAGCAAAGAAGTAGACGGTCATTTGTGGCATTTTCGCTATCCCCTCAGTGATGGGAGTGGTTATCTCGAAGTGGCGACAACCCGACCGGAAACCATGTTAGGAGACACAGGAGTAGCCGTCAACCCGACCGATGAACGCTACAAACATTTAATCGGTCAAACCGTCACCTTACCCATTATGGAGCGAGAAATCCCCATTGTGGCCGATGAATTAGTCGACCCAGAATTTGGAACGGGTTGCGTTAAGGTGACACCGGCACATGACTATAATGATTTTGAAATGGGCAACCGTCATCAGCTTCCTTTCATCAATATCATGAATAAAGATGGGACGCTTAATGAAAATGCAGGGCCGTTTGCCGGTGAGGAGCGCTTTGTTGCCCGCAAAAATGTCGTCAAACGACTAGAAGAAACCGGATTTTTAGTTAAAATAGAAGAATATCGTCATACTGTCCCTTATAGCGATCGGGGTAAAGTTCCCGTCGAACCTCTTTTATCGACTCAATGGTTTGTCAAAATCGATCCAATGGCTAAAAAAGCCTTAGCCTTCTTAGATGAACAAAATTCACCCCAATTTATCCCGGAAAGGTGGACAAAAGTTTATCGAGATTGGTTGGTTAAATTAAAAGATTGGTGTATCTCTCGTCAACTGTGGTGGGGTCATCAAATTCCTGCATGGTATGTCGTTAATTTAACCGATGGGAAGATTACGGATGACACGCCCTTTGTAGTTGCTTATAGTGAAGAAGAGGCATTAAAGACAGCCAAACAACAGTATGGAGATAATATTCAATTGAGCCAAGATCCGGATGTATTAGATACTTGGTTCTCCTCTGGGTTATGGCCGTTTTCAACGATGGGATGGCCTGAGGAAACCACAGACCTTAAAACCTATTATCCCACCAGTACCCTAGTCACCGGCTTTGATATTATCTTTTTCTGGGTCGCCCGTATGACGATGATGGCCGGTTATTTTACCGGTCAGATGCCGTTTAAAGATGTGTATATTCATGGGTTAGTCCGGGATGAAAACGGCAAGAAAATGTCTAAGTCTGCTAACAATGGCATTGATCCTCTCATCTTAATTGAAAAATATGGAGCAGATGCCCTGCGTTACACTTTAATTCGGGAAGTCGCCGGAGCCGGACAAGATATTAGCTTACAATACGATCGCACCTCGGATCAATCGGAATCTGTCGAAGCCTCTCGCAATTTTGCCAATAAACTCTGGAATGCTGCCCGGTTCGTGATGATGAATTTGGACGGAAAAACGCCCCAAGAATTGGGAAATCCGTCTTTAGACGAGTTAGAATTATGCGATCGCTGGATTCTCTCCCGTTTTAATCAAGTCGTCCAACAAACCCGCAATTACATCGATCATTATGGGTTAGGAGAAGCCGCCAAAGGACTCTATGAGTTTATTTGGGGGGATTTTTGTGACTGGTATATCGAATTAGTTAAATCTCGTCTATTTAACAAAGAATTATCCTCTTCCCGTATCGTAGCTCAACAAACCTTAGCCTTTGTTCTCGACGGCATTTTAAAATTATTACATCCCTTTATGCCTCATATCACCGAGGAAATATGGCAAATCTTAACCCAAAAAACCGATCAGGTATTGGCCTTACAGACTTATCCTGAAGTGAATGATAACTTAATTGATTCTCAATTAGAGGACTCTTTCCTACTGCTTTTTGCTAGCATACGTACTATAAGAAACTTGCGGGCTGAAGCAGAAATTAAACCGGGTGTAACTGCGCCGGTTATTCTTCAGAGTGATAACCCTCAAGAACGTCAAATTCTCACCCAAGGACAAGTCTATATCCAAGACTTAGGTAAAGTAGAGGAATTGACGATTACGCCCCAATTAAGGGAAGATACTAGAAAAGCAATTGCTGGTGTGGTGGGGACAATTCAAGTTTTAATTCCTTTGACAGGGCTTATTGACATTGAGGTGCTGCGAGGCAAAATCCAGAAAAATTTAAGTAAAGTAGAAGGAGATATTACTTCTCTAGAAAACCGCTTAAATAATCCTAATTTCGTCAATAAAGCCCCTAAAGAAGTGGTTGAAGCAACAAAAGAAGCCCTAGCAGAAGCCCAAAAACAAGCTGAAATTTTACGAGAACGTCTTCTCCGTCTTCAATAA